The sequence CAGACTTTGTTTGAGCAAAATAGCCAAAGTTTTATGAATTGTGATGTGCTAGAAGATTAGGATTTGGGAAGAAAACTCACCGTTGGAGCTTCAGTGCATGGctgaaaagaagagaagaattATATCCACATTAGAGatatttccaaaataaaaatgaaaaagagtGTAAtgattcataactaaataacttCAGAGCACTTACAAGTTTTGCATTCGTTTTGCAGGAATTTTGCCACCAAATCTTGCCGTTTCCATCGACAGTCCCACCACCAGCGACAGTAAGGCCACTCACACCATTGAACATAATCCAGTGCCTACTAGTTTCCTTGCTCCAATCTGACCTCTTTGGAGGAGCCACCAACGTACCCTCTATCTGAAAATGTTCAGGAACTTAACATTTTTGAGTAATTGAAtttcatatgaaagtaaatgCAAGTGCACGAGTGCATCTTTCTTACCATGAACGTGATGCTTGATTTGCATGGACCAGACAGTGTAATGTGCTTGGTGAGGTATCTCTTGCCCTTTGGGATGAGAACAATGGAAGGTTGCGAAGAGGAGCAAGCTGCAGCCCATGCCTTTGCCAATGCCTGCAACAACGGTATTAGTTAAGTTTTGCTATTTGTCAGTCGcctgaaaataaaacaaagacATTATACGGTGTCACATTTTACCTTCGTGTCATCATGTTGTCCATCTCCGTAAGCGCCATGTTTGCGCACATCGAACACCACCTTCTTTGACTCAAGAGACCTGCCTCTGAGACTATCATCTCCACTAGTTAAATGGAATGATGCATTCATGTTGACCTTGGCATGAACACTACACAAGAAGAACGACATGACGACGACATATGCAGAGAAAATGAGCACATTGCAAGCCATCTTTCCAACTGTTAACATATGTCAACACAGTTTCGGACGTTGAACAGTGCAGAAATTCTAGTGTTGTTGTGAGTTCTGGACTTTGTAGAATGTGTTGATGGATGTGGCGATTGATGGAGACCAAGGATTCGATCAGGGGGTCTATTTATTCGCGCCGAAACCGGTTGGATATCTTTGGATGTTCTCAACTCAAGGTTGCTTGTTGTTGATCAGCTAGATAGGTTGGGTTCAGATATTTGGATCCTAGTATCACAAGATTCTGTCGGCATGGGAACTGAGATAAATGTGCCTGAGTCCCTGACTCTTTGTTGCTTCACTACCTGGTCTACTTGTATGGCTAAATTACTTCCAGAGAAACTAATCCTGCTATTGAAAGAAGTTCAGcactaaaagaaaaatcaaggaGACCTGGATCACAGTTGAGTACAGACAATCATCTAAAATCCTATGCATTTCATCAGTGCTGCACTCTTGAGACCCACTCTGAATTAACTTTGACAGATTTACGAGCCACAGGTCTCCTTGTGTCATTAAAGTGTATGTATTATTGTAAGCTTAATCAATTCTAATGACAACTCATCAGTCATCAACGAGAAAGAAGGCATGTGTGTGTGAATTCCAATGTGGTATTCTCTACAGATGCAGCCTATGATGCACGGATACGCGATACTGGTACGGCGATACGGATACGTTGATACGGCGATACgggatttttaaaaaaaacatcaattcGTCGATACGGcgagtatatataaaaatatttttaaaaataaaatatagggAACTACAAAAGGGTAAAGCAATAagattatcttaaaaaatattttatgtattGTTGCCTGTtacaaaaaatatagtaaatataGCCTTGTATTACAAATAGAGCAAGTATATTAAAGTTATAAATATATCAGAAGTATAGCATTGGGTCTTTAATGGGCTATTACACTGCTAGGTATCGGAGAAGTATCTGATAAGTATCGTGTGAGTATcggtatttattttttcttttttttttcgttgtttAATGACCGATACTCCTCCGATACCGTATCGACAGAGTATCGGACGTATCGCCGTATCGGATACGTATAAGATACCAGTACGGCAAGAAAGTGAAGTATCGGTGCAACATTCGCAGCATTATCATGTTTCACATAGGTTTCTGAATCTTGTGAAGTTAAAAATTCAGGTGTAAAGCTAGCTCTTAGCTGAGAAAGGAAAAGTATGGGCTCCAAGGAAGCCTATGAAGAGGAAACCAATGCAGATTTCATGTGATTTCTCATAGATATCTCAATGAAAGTATGGACAATTCATGGAGTAAGCAGATGAACAACCTCTGCTGTTTGTGGCTTACAAGCATGGTGAAGAGGTGCAGAAAATTCTAGAGAGCAGCCTCtgttgtgggcttgtggctTCCAAGCACATATTTCagtgctttaaaaaattaacaggTGCTACATGATTTTATCAGTCAAAACATTTGTGGTTTTGAAAGTATGCAATGTTGCTTAGTCCAGTTTGTACTGTCAATTAATACGCAAATTTGCCTGACAACTctgaaaatatcaaaaaaaaaaaaaggaagaatgaGGGATGATTCTGAAACTGTTTTGGTCTCAAAATTGTATGCTTATTATGCCAACCAATTTCAGAAAGTAAAGTCTTGAACCACCTGtaagcaatttatttttttttgcgcaccacctttttttttcttttggcactCAACAGCCGAGACGAGCTAATGTCAAACATTTTTTGTAAGATTCttcatctgtttttttttaattttctaaaatATCGTTGAGAAAAAGAGAGCATAAAACCGTGGCTGAACTTGAAGTATTTGCTAAACTCTGAAAATAGAGGGTTCCTATTTACCTAGCATGGTGTTTGTGCATATGGGTATTTCACGTAATCGCAAACAAAATTTGCAACTAACTTGGacaatatgatatatttttcagatattaataaatttaatgctaataaaaataatcaaagcttgaatttgaatatgaataGTTCCCgataaaattatttgaaaagttaCCTCGATCAACTGAGCTACAATTGGTATACCCATGCCACACgaatgaagaaaaaacaatttataggaaatagttttatatatgCATTATTAGCTGTTCAACAGCCAAGactaaaaacaaattaaaataaaaatcataaaattaattaattgagttcTGCATTCATATTTTCGGAAGGGACATTCAGATCCCCTTGGTTGCCCTAATAAGCAAAAGCcaaagctaaaatttgaattttcaaactaaattttgaggttgattttaaaattttttcaacATGATTCTTTTTCAGTATtaacttttaaatcactaagacatatataaaattttacttataaactaaTACTcctatttattttctaatataccATTTTAACTTATTAGTAGAGAATATGGACAACCCAGAGGGCCTCAAATTTTGACTCGCTGGTAAGCCGGCAAAGCACAGTAGCACACAATGCGAAGACCAACGGGACGAATCCAACCTCCAACGTCCCTGAGCACCCCAGCCGTCGGATGCGTCAGATCCGGCCGTCCATTTGGCTCCCCTCGTAAAACGCGCTCCCACCCGGCAACCCAACGACATCCGGGCCCACCCACCAGTCTCCTCTCCGTTTGGGAACACGGGATTCCCAGTCCCGGCCCCACCCCCCCTACTCCCATTCCCATTCCCGTCGGATCCCATTCCCACGGGGGAGATTACTCCTCGGGCTTGGGattccgcctctctctctctctctctctctctcctcctcgcgacttgtcggcggcgacggcgacggcgacctcggcggcgcacggcctcgctccctccaccgccgcctccttcctcctccgccgcaccgcGCGTCCCCGCTCCATCTCCGGTATGCGGTGCCCTCCCCCCTACCTGCGCTCCTTCTCCTGGTTCCTCCTaattcctcctctcccctccctcacACTGCTCTCTCTCACTCGGCTAGGGTTTTCTCTTCTAGATCTCCGCGGGCGGAGCCCCCGGGCGCGGAGGAGgctgcgccgcgcgcgcggggaaGGCGCACGAGGTAGGGGGTTTCTCCTTCCTCCATTTTCTCACTGTGGAGTGTGGATTTTCTGGCTTGCTTGCTTgggcgcgcgtgcgtgcgtgcgtgccacTGGTTGCTtcgttggggggggggggggggggggtttgctTGCCGTGTCCTCCTGGATGATTGGGCGCGGTCCTTCTGACTGATTTCTCCTTCGCGTGGATCCGTGATTTGTTCTGTGTCGCATGGGGGGAGTGAATCCCAAAGTCGAGCGCCACTGCTTGAAGTTTTTGAAATGCAAACAGGAAGAGCAAAGGGGTTTTTCGAAATCATGTTCCTGGTAAAAAATTGGGGGTTTTTGAAGTCATGTTCCCGGTAAAAATTTGGGGGTTTTGGTTCTGTGGGtaaatcgaaaaaaaaaggataagagTGCTAGTACTAAATCTGAAGTGTGCGTATGAGCTCCATACACATAACTATTGTGTCCAAATAAGCTCCGTGCCTTCACCATATGATGCAACATATTATGAAGCTTTGTTGCGTTCATTTAATCTGTGTTTTTGGGGACCTATTTGAGGTACATTGATGTACTAAACTCTTCTGTAATTTGGTGATATCAAGGTTTTGTCTTCACATGACTAGATATGGCTCGGCATCTGATTATGTGCTTTCTTATGCAATTGTTGTCAACTGTTATcatctgaaatttgaaatttccaATGTTAGGGCAGTCTAGAGTTAAGTTTGAACTGCATTCTTTGCATTCcctgtgaacttattcctcacaTTCACTTATTTTAGCTTTGCAGTGCTATTTTCATTCTGAAGGAAATTGCACGGTTAATCTGAATAGATTGGTCAGTGGTTATCTGCATTCTGCATATGATCCAGATGGTTTGGAGATATTCAGTGTAATCAACAATGCAGACACGGAAAAAGGGTGCTACGAAAAATGCACTTGGGGATCCTGCCAGTACTAAAACTAGTAGGCAACCCAGAAGAGCAGCTCAGGCGGCAGCTTCTGAAAAGAAAGTGAATGATCTTATTACTTCTTCTGCCAAGAAGAAGAAGTCTGGTAAAGTTCTATTTTTCAAGTGTACATGATGTGTATGTTAatgcaaaatcaatttcttCTAAACCAAATTATTGGTACAGGCATGCTTAATGGTTGTTTGACTTTCATTTATTCAAATAAACTGACAAAACTTACTCATATGATGTATAGGATAATTTATAGATGCTTTTCTTTAACTACTAAGATGTATTTTCATGGTTCGAAACTTGCAATAACAAATTGTGAAATGATGCATGCTTCTAGAATAAACAAATACATTTTGTCCTTGTTTAAGTTGTTGACTATTAATCTATTCCTACACGTAAAttgtttgtttaatttactATATTGGTGTAATGCCCATGTGCTGGAACAGTTTTGAAATAAATTTATGTCATTTTCTAATCTTGAAAttccaaaacaaatatttaaatataaacgaaacaAAATCTACCAGCCAGCTATTgacatatatacatgtaaaCATGATATATTTTTCTGTAAAAAATATCCTGCAAATAATGCACACATGTCTACATGGATCCATCCACAGAAGATAAGCATAAAGCACAAGATCACTGTCACCAACTCTTTCTTTTAAGGAGTAGATTTTCAATTTGAGCTTAATTCTTCCACCTCTTATCGCGAAAAGAACCAAACAACATTCTTTATGTGCATAACCgtttcttatttactatttaatGCTGTATATCTGGTGAAGTTATGATACTGATTAGGATGTAGCAATGGCTGTATTTGGTTCTTTGCATTTTAAAACATTTGCTTGCCATGCAGTTGGAGCCCCTTCAAAGAAAAACCGAGCTTCTAAAGGTGGAAGGAAGTTGATATCCGCATGTGATGCAGCTAATTCTGAAAATGAAGTTTCTCAGGTGGTCTCTGGTATACCACACGATCAGAAGGTAAAATATTTTGACTGAAGTGAACTTTTTTGGCTACTTTTCTTTTTGACCACTGTAGAGTAAATTTCGTCCAAAAAGAATAGAGAAAGGGGGAACAGTACATTAACTACTTAATGCCTGTTCCGGCACATGATTATTACACTTTTATTATTGAGCTACCAAATTAACATCTGAAAAATATGGTACTCTTTTGGTTTGGTTGTTTTAGATCATCTATAATGTTTAGCCTTTTTGTAACACCTGATAATCGTGCATTGGCATGTACAGTGTTGCTTCACTACAAAGTTTTCACAACGAAATTTGGAACTTATTTTTcctttattatttatattggtATAATTGCTATGCGTACGTAACTACTTATGCATTTATTTTTACTACTTGGGCAGCAGTCAGATGACAATGTTGATGGGAGGCCATGCAATTCCATATTTTCCCCTGCATATCACCTTCAGAAAGAATGTGGTGCGAGTAACTTCGCCAAAGGTATATATAATTGCCATATTTTGAATTCATCTTTTGATGCCGTCATTGTTAAGTTTTGGACTAGGACGCTTTAAACATCTGTGAACCATAACATCGTATAAGTTTCAGGGTATAAAGATTTTTCTAACTGCTATCAACATTCAGCAATACatccttgcaaaaaaaaaaaaacccaacaaaATGATCCTGCCCTGATACATGCTGCAGTCAAATTCTTGAACGAAAAACTTTTACTAGTTTTGTGAGTGGAAAATATATCATAACTTTTACACTATTGTGTTGTCTTGTTTGCCTGAGAATGAAATGGAATATTCACTCCTGCATTGTCTTAGGTGATGTCTATGAGAAATTATGACTTTTAGGGgttattatataaatattatgaGCTCCAGCATTAGCACTAGGAATTCTGTACTCTGACAGATTTCAATGCAAGTTTTGAATTTAATTTGCTCACAGGTGGATATTTCAATTTAACGAGATGGTTTATCTGTCAACAAAGGGTTCCTTTCTGATTATCAAAATTAGTTTGTTGTCATCTATTGTTGGAACCTGTGCCCTAGTAATAGTACATGTCTCATCGTGCATGCTGTTTCTATGTGACTTCATTGTGGCTGTGGTGCTCATTTTGCTCTCCATACCATGTTGCTCCAGTAGTTGATTCTTGAAGCGTTAATCATGCAGGCTTAGAACATAAAGGTGATACATTGGGTTCGGTTAGCTCAGTAGAAGAAAGGACAACACATGCTCAAGGTAGAAAAGAAGTTACCACCAGCACATCTGAATCCACTAACCATGCAGTTAAGACTTGTGTTGGGAGCGATCACCATATACTAAATGCACAATCAGCTTTCTGTAACACACCGCTTGAAGAGGATGAATTCAGTGAACTCGGAAACCTTTCTTCAGAAGTGTCAGCAATATATCTTGCCATGCAGCAGTCCAAGTTGGAGTGCATTGATGAACATAGTCAAGATTCAATCTCAACAGAAGGTTATGTTGATCCTGAGGACACTGAGGAATATGATGATTTTGATCCATATGCTTTTATCAAGGATTTGCCTGATTTATCACTAGTGGTCCCCAAGTTTCGCCCTGTCCTACTCCCCAAGCAAACTCGGAGTTGTCCTACAACTACCCTGGTACTTGATCTGGATGGTAATATATACTTCCTGTCTGAGCACTTGTGTTCACTACTACATTAAGGAGCCTTCTGTTCCATTTCTGTGATTAACTCCAACTACTTTCAAGCAGGAGTCTATTTACGTAATAATAGTTATTAGTGAATGGATGAAGTTAGCTACATCTGTTTACTGTTATTTTAACTTCATCATTGTCTCCTGCATCTATGAATTGGTGTTAATGgtacaaatttgaattcaaataactCTAGTACTCTACCTAAAGGCTGGAAACTGGTAAACAGGAGCCACTGATGGACTTTCAAATGCATCATGATTTTATTATTACCAATTTACCATACCTTCATTGGCATGAAATATTAATAGTCAACATACATTTGATGTTGGTGTTTGATTTTTGCCTGCTGTGTGGCAGTAATCCTTGGACATAGCAGTTGGTACCGCCCCCACAAACAAACCTTGATTTAGCTTTATCCTAGTTTTATCCTATtcttttttgttcatttttgttTGATCTATGTGTGCTCTTTTATAACCAGCTAGACATATTTTCGAAATTGtcttttcctttctcctttgaTGTTCATTTTGTGTCACTCCAAACAATGCAGAAACACTTGTGCATTCAACTCTTGAACCATGCGAGGATGCTGACTTCGCATTTCCAGTTTATTTTAACTTCAGAGAACACACAATATATGTCCGATGCCGTCCCTATCTCAAAGAGTTCTTGGAGAGGGTTGCCAATTTGTTTGAGACAATCATTTTCACTGCAAGTCAAAGCATTTATGCAGAACAGCTTCTCAATGTTCTTGATCCTAAAAGAAAGTTGTTCCGTCATCGTGTTTACCGTGATTCCTGTGTTTATGTGGAGGGAAACTACTTAAAGGATCTAACAGTTCTTGGACGTGACTTAACTCGTATAATGATTGTTGACAACTCTCCACAGGTATGCACTTAGCTATCTCAATTTTTGTGTGACAACATCTGTTCAATACTTCAATCTATGCTAACTTTATCCTGGTTTTAGTGGTTTGTATTCACATTGAAATGCCTATTTGTTTCTTGGTGGATATAAATTGTGTTATAGTGGTGGACGACTACAAAGATAGGTGTGCATCAGTTACCaggggttgtgaacttgtgattgAAGCTGTCAACTTTGCTAGGTGTCTCTAGTAACTTGCTAATTGTTGTGACATATAGTTTCCTTACTACTTTCAGGGTCTCTTAAAGATTATCCGAAAGTTCACTAcctccagcaaaaaaaaaaaaatgttcttgtTTACTTTTCAACCTCAAGAGTTAACCTTGGCTACAATTTAATATCATATATTTTGCTCACGGCATTTTCATAATGAAACTAACATTTTTTAGACAATAAATTGGTCGAAATTGGTACTATATTTTTGCAACTAGAGTTAGTTTTGTAGTAATATAAATTACACAGCAAAATCTTTGCTATTGGCTTTCACTGGTAGTTCAAActctaattaagtaattatattTAGCAGTAGCAGGTACCTTTTAGTTCTGAAATTATGCATTTTATTCAGTTCCATATTTGTAGATCCCCATCAACTATTATTGTTATGGTTATGGGGACATGAATAATGTACTGATGTCCTGCTTACAGGCTTTTGGATTCCAGTTAGACAATGGCATTCCTATTGAAAGCTGGTTTGATGATCCCAATGATCAGGAGCTGTTGAAACTGCTCCCATTCTTGGAAAGCCTGGTTGGCGTTGAGGATGTTCGACC is a genomic window of Oryza glaberrima chromosome 7, OglaRS2, whole genome shotgun sequence containing:
- the LOC127779742 gene encoding uncharacterized protein LOC127779742 isoform X3; translated protein: MQTRKKGATKNALGDPASTKTSRQPRRAAQAAASEKKVNDLITSSAKKKKSVGAPSKKNRASKGGRKLISACDAANSENEVSQVVSGIPHDQKQSDDNVDGRPCNSIFSPAYHLQKECGASNFAKGLEHKGDTLGSVSSVEERTTHAQGRKEVTTSTSESTNHAVKTCVGSDHHILNAQSAFCNTPLEEDEFSELGNLSSEVSAIYLAMQQSKLECIDEHSQDSISTEGYVDPEDTEEYDDFDPYAFIKDLPDLSLVVPKFRPVLLPKQTRSCPTTTLVLDLDETLVHSTLEPCEDADFAFPVYFNFREHTIYVRCRPYLKEFLERVANLFETIIFTASQSIYAEQLLNVLDPKRKLFRHRVYRDSCVYVEGNYLKDLTVLGRDLTRIMIVDNSPQAFGFQLDNGIPIESWFDDPNDQELLKLLPFLESLVGVEDVRPYIARKFNLREKKLLPIQLW
- the LOC127779742 gene encoding uncharacterized protein LOC127779742 isoform X2 — its product is MQTRKKGATKNALGDPASTKTSRQPRRAAQAAASEKKVNDLITSSAKKKKSVGAPSKKNRASKGGRKLISACDAANSENEVSQVVSGIPHDQKSDDNVDGRPCNSIFSPAYHLQKECGASNFAKGLEHKGDTLGSVSSVEERTTHAQGRKEVTTSTSESTNHAVKTCVGSDHHILNAQSAFCNTPLEEDEFSELGNLSSEVSAIYLAMQQSKLECIDEHSQDSISTEGYVDPEDTEEYDDFDPYAFIKDLPDLSLVVPKFRPVLLPKQTRSCPTTTLVLDLDETLVHSTLEPCEDADFAFPVYFNFREHTIYVRCRPYLKEFLERVANLFETIIFTASQSIYAEQLLNVLDPKRKLFRHRVYRDSCVYVEGNYLKDLTVLGRDLTRIMIVDNSPQAFGFQLDNGIPIESWFDDPNDQELLKLLPFLESLVGVEDVRPYIARKFNLREKVATASSLSMDLQM
- the LOC127779742 gene encoding uncharacterized protein LOC127779742 isoform X1 gives rise to the protein MQTRKKGATKNALGDPASTKTSRQPRRAAQAAASEKKVNDLITSSAKKKKSVGAPSKKNRASKGGRKLISACDAANSENEVSQVVSGIPHDQKQSDDNVDGRPCNSIFSPAYHLQKECGASNFAKGLEHKGDTLGSVSSVEERTTHAQGRKEVTTSTSESTNHAVKTCVGSDHHILNAQSAFCNTPLEEDEFSELGNLSSEVSAIYLAMQQSKLECIDEHSQDSISTEGYVDPEDTEEYDDFDPYAFIKDLPDLSLVVPKFRPVLLPKQTRSCPTTTLVLDLDETLVHSTLEPCEDADFAFPVYFNFREHTIYVRCRPYLKEFLERVANLFETIIFTASQSIYAEQLLNVLDPKRKLFRHRVYRDSCVYVEGNYLKDLTVLGRDLTRIMIVDNSPQAFGFQLDNGIPIESWFDDPNDQELLKLLPFLESLVGVEDVRPYIARKFNLREKVATASSLSMDLQM